Proteins from one Nomia melanderi isolate GNS246 chromosome 3, iyNomMela1, whole genome shotgun sequence genomic window:
- the Obp5 gene encoding odorant binding protein 5 yields the protein MRARQKLFGVLLAFVALRSANSAVTREQMEKMAKSMRNNCVSKVDTTEELALGIRRGEFPDDHNLECYTNCIMKMLRSFKNGAIDFNIIMKQIDATMPPDQAPRVKAAIRQCKGREYDADDECKLTYQYTKCVYEMDPETFFFP from the exons ATGCGAGCGAGGCAAAAGTTATTTGGCGTTCTGCTAGCTTTCGTGGCGTTGAGATCCGCGAATAGT GCTGTGACTCGCGAGCAGATGGAGAAAATGGCGAAGTCGATGCGGAACAACTGTGTGTCGAAGGTAGACACCACCGAAG AACTGGCCTTGGGAATCAGAAGAGGAGAATTCCCAGACGACCATAACCTCGAGTGCTACACGAACTGTATTATGAAGATGCTGAGAAGT TTCAAGAACGGAGCCATcgatttcaatataataatgaagCAAATAGACGCGACAATGCCGCCAGATCAAGCTCCCAGAGTCAAGGCTGCGATAAGACAGTGTAAAGGCAGAG AATACGATGCCGACGACGAATGCAAATTGACCTACCAATACACGAAATGTGTCTACGAGATGGACCCGGAAACGTTTTTCTTCCCGTAA